A genomic region of Desulfosarcina ovata subsp. ovata contains the following coding sequences:
- a CDS encoding sigma-54-dependent transcriptional regulator gives MKQKTILVVEDRGNTLKVIAAILEDEGYHVLSATHGQAALDLYRTHAEIDVVLSDLKMPEMDGMALFKAMQAIRRPPPFVIMTAYGTVKSAVGALKEGVANYLIKPLDYEELVIVLEKAVRDYSLSQELKALKASIGQNDAFHDMIGSDEKMLKIFERVRMVGPTDVSVLIYGETGTGKELLARAIHLESSRHRLPMVCINSAALSENLLEAELFGYVKGSFTGAVSDRQGRLESAHQSTLFLDEIGHMSLKLQAKLLRFLQEMSFEPVGDRNVRHVDVRVIAATNLDLQELIQQGKFLKDLLYRLEVVPMRLPPLRQRSGDICLLADHFVRQMARQYNKPVDGITPEALKCISAYAWPGNVRQLKNTMARSVILSRGALLTEADLPESVVGGAASVFGLENDAIFPPLPPEGISLKTMEIDLIRRTLSRCEGNKSLAARQLGISRKTLYEKIQRYDLEG, from the coding sequence GTGAAACAGAAAACCATTCTGGTGGTTGAAGATCGCGGCAATACCCTCAAGGTGATCGCGGCCATCCTTGAAGACGAGGGCTACCATGTTTTAAGTGCTACCCATGGGCAGGCAGCCCTGGATCTTTATCGGACCCATGCGGAAATCGATGTGGTGCTGTCCGACCTGAAAATGCCGGAAATGGACGGTATGGCTCTGTTCAAGGCGATGCAGGCCATCCGCCGTCCACCGCCTTTCGTGATCATGACCGCTTACGGCACGGTCAAGTCCGCTGTCGGCGCGCTTAAGGAGGGAGTGGCCAACTACCTGATTAAACCACTGGACTATGAGGAGCTGGTGATCGTTCTGGAAAAAGCGGTCCGTGATTACAGCCTCTCCCAGGAGTTGAAAGCCTTGAAGGCGAGCATTGGGCAAAACGACGCCTTCCACGACATGATCGGCAGCGACGAAAAGATGCTTAAAATTTTCGAGCGGGTACGCATGGTAGGCCCCACGGACGTCTCGGTCCTGATATACGGAGAGACCGGTACCGGCAAGGAACTGTTGGCCCGCGCGATTCACCTGGAGAGCAGTCGGCACCGCCTCCCGATGGTCTGCATCAACTCGGCGGCCCTTTCGGAAAACCTGCTGGAGGCAGAGCTGTTCGGGTATGTCAAGGGGTCATTTACCGGCGCGGTTAGCGACCGGCAGGGCCGGTTGGAAAGTGCCCACCAGAGCACACTGTTCCTGGATGAAATTGGCCACATGAGCCTCAAATTGCAGGCCAAGCTGCTGCGCTTCCTGCAGGAGATGAGTTTCGAGCCGGTGGGCGACAGGAACGTCCGGCATGTGGATGTGCGGGTCATTGCCGCCACCAATCTGGACTTGCAGGAGTTGATCCAGCAGGGAAAATTTCTCAAGGATCTGCTCTATCGGCTGGAAGTGGTGCCCATGCGGCTGCCTCCGCTGCGGCAGCGCAGCGGGGATATCTGTCTGCTGGCCGACCATTTTGTCCGGCAGATGGCCCGGCAGTATAACAAACCGGTTGACGGCATCACCCCGGAAGCGCTCAAGTGCATTTCCGCCTACGCCTGGCCCGGCAATGTGCGGCAGCTGAAGAATACCATGGCCCGCTCGGTGATTCTTTCACGGGGGGCATTGTTGACAGAGGCCGACCTGCCGGAGAGCGTCGTCGGTGGCGCTGCCAGCGTTTTCGGATTGGAAAACGACGCAATCTTCCCACCGCTGCCGCCCGAAGGGATTTCCCTGAAAACCATGGAGATCGATTTGATCCGGCGAACCCTCTCCCGGTGCGAAGGCAACAAAAGCCTGGCTGCGCGCCAACTGGGCATATCGAGGAAAACCCTTTACGAAAAAATTCAGCGCTATGATCTGGAGGGATGA
- a CDS encoding ABC transporter substrate-binding protein, which produces MAWIESGRWVSDHTTNKNGYPVRRRLGRRLSTGIGLLFLLMMAMPGHVQGEVPVVIGVATSLTTLEGRDSLLAARLAVEEINQGGGVAVGNRRVRLKIEAVDLKDAQADVTVEDAVARLESFLTTSRSMAVVAGPFRSEVLLPAMDVIARRQIPMLSTIAMTPAMESKIMHQPDTYRTIFRTGLNTRYLADGLIAAMRFLNQQYGFRRVFIISQDAAWARSTVSLMLKLYFKPTGWQILATRHYPYETDDFSVALAEAARKDAQVILSIFDTPHSGQLVVQWKARRSPGLLCGFISPMMGPGAWKRFNGRIGGVLNMIFELGNIPSQTVAPASRFYNAFKNRYQREIEAGHGPAPTYESIYLLAQAITATGSLDARRITAALEGADRMGAMGRLRFNIGHQVIFGTDPEEAAVACLIQWNERGQRVIVYPPSLAEGEILLPPSSAP; this is translated from the coding sequence TTGGCATGGATTGAATCGGGACGGTGGGTTTCCGATCACACCACCAACAAGAATGGTTACCCGGTTCGCCGCAGGCTGGGGAGGCGCCTGTCCACGGGAATCGGCCTGCTGTTTCTGTTGATGATGGCGATGCCCGGCCATGTGCAGGGAGAGGTCCCGGTGGTCATCGGAGTGGCCACATCGCTGACCACACTGGAAGGCCGCGACAGTCTGCTGGCGGCCCGCCTGGCGGTTGAGGAGATCAATCAGGGTGGTGGGGTGGCGGTAGGCAACCGGCGGGTCCGGCTGAAGATTGAAGCCGTCGACCTGAAGGATGCCCAGGCGGATGTAACGGTCGAGGATGCCGTTGCGCGGCTGGAATCGTTCTTAACCACCAGCCGGTCCATGGCGGTGGTGGCGGGACCGTTCCGGTCGGAAGTCCTCCTGCCGGCCATGGATGTGATCGCCCGCCGACAAATCCCCATGCTCAGCACCATCGCCATGACGCCGGCCATGGAGTCAAAAATCATGCACCAGCCGGACACGTACCGCACCATTTTCAGAACCGGCCTGAATACCCGCTACCTGGCGGACGGGCTTATCGCGGCGATGCGCTTCTTGAATCAACAATACGGCTTCCGCCGGGTCTTCATCATCAGTCAGGATGCCGCCTGGGCACGCAGTACCGTCTCGCTGATGCTCAAACTCTATTTCAAGCCGACCGGCTGGCAGATTCTGGCGACGCGGCACTACCCCTACGAAACCGACGATTTTTCGGTGGCCCTGGCCGAGGCCGCCCGCAAGGACGCGCAGGTGATCCTGTCTATTTTCGATACACCCCATAGCGGTCAGTTGGTCGTGCAATGGAAAGCCCGACGGTCGCCAGGTCTTTTGTGCGGGTTCATTTCGCCGATGATGGGCCCCGGTGCATGGAAGCGCTTCAATGGCCGGATTGGCGGAGTCCTGAACATGATCTTTGAACTGGGCAACATCCCCTCACAAACCGTTGCCCCCGCATCGCGATTTTACAATGCCTTTAAGAACCGCTACCAGCGGGAGATCGAAGCCGGCCATGGCCCGGCCCCCACCTATGAATCCATTTACCTGCTGGCCCAGGCCATCACAGCGACCGGCAGCCTCGATGCAAGGCGGATCACCGCCGCCCTGGAAGGCGCCGACCGGATGGGCGCCATGGGACGGCTGCGTTTCAACATCGGTCATCAGGTCATTTTCGGCACCGATCCCGAGGAGGCGGCGGTCGCCTGCCTGATTCAGTGGAACGAGCGTGGCCAGCGGGTGATTGTCTATCCCCCGTCCCTGGCCGAGGGGGAGATCCTGCTGCCCCCCTCCTCTGCCCCCTGA
- a CDS encoding transposase: MKAGIVQQIFNDHFEEYRKGRILDARQWRAAWDIMTCQTPEKGYHVDECPNGDYRVILPNSCKNRSCPRCGSTETQLWLERRRSQALDCPYFHVVITISHDLHGIWRANRKLFTGHMMRSAWGSLQELLSDCRWLGGLPGVIAVFQSWDDDLREHCHLHLIVTAGGLTPDGRWVSARKDMLVYTPVLASKFRGKFLDSLRQGFNPLTKTGRPKPSEQLLSPPPGKRVQQCLNLLNKLGRVRWHADIEPAYEHANGIFKYVGRYIRRGPISEKRIVGYDGDKVTIAYAHPEKHERPTFKLDAQTFIRRLLDHVPEKGTHLVRSYGLFHPTQLEKLNLARACLGQKAYVPGIERPTTIELLRQMFPDLSETRCPHCGEILRTVFVYRGGHTEPWRLAA; the protein is encoded by the coding sequence ATGAAAGCCGGGATTGTTCAGCAGATATTCAACGATCATTTCGAGGAATACCGGAAAGGCCGCATTTTAGATGCCCGGCAATGGCGGGCGGCCTGGGACATCATGACCTGCCAGACGCCGGAAAAGGGATACCATGTGGATGAATGCCCGAACGGCGATTACCGGGTGATCCTGCCCAATTCGTGCAAGAACCGGTCGTGTCCGCGGTGTGGTTCGACCGAGACCCAATTGTGGCTGGAGCGCAGACGGTCTCAAGCCCTTGACTGTCCCTATTTTCATGTGGTGATAACGATCAGTCATGATCTGCATGGCATCTGGAGGGCCAATCGAAAGCTGTTCACGGGGCATATGATGCGTAGCGCATGGGGTTCCTTGCAGGAGCTTTTGAGTGACTGTCGCTGGCTGGGTGGTCTACCCGGGGTGATCGCGGTCTTTCAGAGTTGGGACGATGACCTTCGCGAGCATTGCCATCTTCATTTAATCGTGACCGCCGGCGGCTTGACCCCCGATGGCCGGTGGGTGAGCGCCAGGAAAGACATGCTGGTATACACGCCGGTGCTCGCGTCGAAGTTCAGGGGCAAGTTTCTGGATTCCCTCAGGCAAGGATTCAACCCCCTGACTAAAACCGGCCGGCCGAAGCCGTCGGAGCAGTTACTGTCTCCGCCGCCTGGCAAAAGGGTTCAACAATGCCTGAATCTACTCAACAAGCTCGGCCGGGTTCGCTGGCACGCCGACATCGAGCCGGCTTACGAGCATGCCAACGGGATTTTCAAATACGTCGGCCGGTACATCCGCCGGGGACCGATCTCTGAAAAGCGGATTGTGGGTTATGATGGGGATAAGGTAACCATCGCCTATGCGCATCCGGAAAAGCATGAGAGGCCGACCTTCAAGCTGGATGCACAGACATTTATCCGTCGCCTGTTGGATCATGTACCGGAGAAGGGAACGCATCTGGTCAGATCCTACGGTCTTTTCCATCCAACCCAGTTGGAAAAACTGAATCTGGCACGAGCGTGTCTGGGCCAAAAGGCGTATGTCCCCGGAATCGAGCGACCGACGACCATTGAGTTGCTGCGCCAAATGTTCCCGGATCTTTCTGAAACCCGTTGTCCGCATTGCGGGGAGATACTTCGCACCGTTTTTGTCTACCGTGGCGGCCATACCGAGCCCTGGAGGCTGGCCGCATGA
- a CDS encoding cache domain-containing protein: MTVRLSISSKLLLLILPLICLPIAITGYFSIHAAVDRVNRLVRHEQEAKVGVAADKLNDIFTKLRIDLETITRLPVIEDHYIARSFRLRAETEFNGETITRLFSDFLQRTPAYRRIRYLDETGRELIVANAAGESGGTEAPGPQAYFSAARRLPPEAVYVSDVENRGERGRPVMYWSKAVFSAMHDFTGVVVIDLDFDSILQIIKKIHVGERGYAFLVDQSGRIVAHPRFAPYALTTENDADPSLNALVDQMTSGKTGWERYFFKGEEKIAVFAPIAPMGWSIAVTTPTSEFRKEARAIQTRVLQVVALTLVFAILGVSLLSYFMLRPVRNLVAATRKIATGDLNQEIPVSSSDELGELTRSFNRMVKNLSRIQNELVRSEKLISLGRLSAGMAHEIRNPLNAMKGAVVLIQRKRADDSLVQEYTQLVSEEIDRLNLFVTDFLYFARQAKPKPVPADLNQLILSVEQLFTEQAQRQAIRFNNRLSEGLPEVLLDIHQIEQVLVNLLINAMDALPEGGDITFSTFLVKSDDGSPDRVRVEVRDNGVGIPETHLQAIFDPFFSTKDSGTGLGLPLSLGIIESHGGSLAIRPREQVGTVATLELPVHGATFFKELFSETENHSGG; encoded by the coding sequence ATGACTGTCCGGCTTTCCATCTCCTCGAAACTGCTGCTGCTGATTCTGCCGTTGATCTGCCTGCCCATTGCCATTACCGGTTATTTCTCCATACACGCCGCCGTGGACCGCGTCAATCGCCTGGTGCGCCATGAACAGGAGGCCAAGGTGGGGGTGGCGGCGGACAAGCTCAATGACATCTTTACCAAACTGCGCATCGATCTGGAGACGATCACCCGTTTGCCGGTGATCGAGGATCATTATATTGCCCGTTCCTTTCGCCTGCGCGCGGAAACCGAGTTCAACGGCGAGACCATTACCCGTCTGTTCAGTGATTTCCTTCAGCGGACGCCTGCTTACCGGCGGATCCGGTACCTGGATGAGACCGGGCGTGAGCTGATCGTGGCAAATGCGGCCGGAGAAAGCGGCGGTACGGAGGCGCCGGGACCACAGGCATACTTTTCAGCCGCACGCCGCCTGCCGCCGGAAGCGGTGTATGTCTCCGATGTGGAAAACCGCGGGGAGCGTGGCCGACCGGTGATGTACTGGTCCAAAGCGGTCTTTTCCGCCATGCACGATTTCACCGGTGTGGTGGTCATCGATCTCGATTTTGACAGCATTCTTCAGATCATCAAAAAGATTCATGTCGGAGAGCGGGGGTATGCCTTCCTCGTTGATCAATCCGGCCGCATTGTGGCCCATCCCCGCTTTGCGCCCTATGCCCTGACAACCGAAAACGATGCCGATCCCAGTTTGAACGCCTTGGTCGATCAAATGACCAGCGGCAAAACGGGATGGGAACGCTATTTCTTTAAGGGTGAGGAGAAGATTGCCGTCTTCGCCCCGATTGCACCCATGGGCTGGTCCATTGCCGTGACCACGCCCACCAGTGAATTCAGGAAGGAGGCCCGGGCCATTCAGACCCGTGTTCTCCAGGTGGTTGCCCTGACGCTGGTTTTTGCCATTTTGGGGGTCAGCCTGCTCTCCTATTTCATGCTGCGGCCGGTGCGCAATCTGGTGGCGGCGACGCGCAAGATTGCCACCGGAGACCTGAACCAGGAGATTCCGGTTTCGTCGAGCGACGAATTGGGGGAACTGACGCGGTCGTTCAACCGGATGGTCAAGAACCTCTCCCGGATCCAGAACGAGCTGGTGCGTTCGGAAAAACTGATCTCCCTGGGGCGGCTTTCCGCCGGCATGGCCCATGAGATCCGCAACCCGCTCAATGCCATGAAAGGGGCCGTGGTGCTGATTCAGCGCAAGCGAGCGGATGATTCCCTGGTCCAGGAGTATACGCAGCTGGTCTCGGAGGAGATCGACCGCCTGAACCTCTTTGTGACCGATTTTCTCTATTTTGCCCGGCAGGCCAAACCCAAACCGGTTCCGGCCGATCTGAACCAGTTGATCCTCTCCGTCGAGCAGCTTTTCACCGAGCAGGCCCAGCGCCAGGCCATCCGGTTCAACAACCGGTTGTCCGAGGGGCTGCCAGAGGTCTTGCTGGACATTCATCAGATTGAGCAGGTCTTGGTCAACCTGCTGATCAATGCCATGGATGCCCTGCCGGAAGGTGGTGATATCACCTTTTCGACATTTTTGGTCAAATCCGACGACGGGTCGCCGGACCGGGTGCGGGTTGAGGTTCGCGACAATGGCGTCGGCATCCCGGAAACCCATTTGCAGGCCATTTTCGATCCCTTTTTCAGCACCAAGGATTCGGGAACCGGCCTCGGACTGCCCCTCAGCCTGGGCATTATCGAAAGCCACGGCGGCAGTCTGGCGATCCGCCCCCGCGAGCAGGTCGGTACCGTGGCCACACTTGAGCTGCCGGTGCATGGCGCAACTTTTTTCAAGGAGCTTTTTAGTGAAACAGAAAACCATTCTGGTGGTTGA
- the lexA gene encoding transcriptional repressor LexA: MTSDLTPRQKSVLEYIIAFQQEHRMAPTVREICAHFGLSGPAGIHRILNLLKDKGYLVAEPGKKRAWRFNRDVIGPGIPLIGTIAAGQPMEAIENIEAELSISPALFGCKRCFGLRVKGDSMIDAHIMDGDLAIIRPQKRVENGQIAAVMVQNLLAEATLKIVRFDRSSLTLEPANAAYAPLVFKGPQRSQVTVLGKYVGVIRKVGV, encoded by the coding sequence ATGACATCCGATCTCACGCCACGACAAAAAAGCGTACTGGAGTACATCATCGCGTTTCAGCAGGAACACCGCATGGCCCCCACGGTGCGCGAAATTTGCGCCCATTTCGGGCTGAGCGGACCGGCCGGTATCCACCGCATCCTGAACCTTCTTAAGGACAAGGGCTATCTTGTGGCCGAACCGGGAAAAAAACGGGCCTGGCGGTTCAACAGGGATGTGATCGGCCCCGGCATTCCGTTGATCGGAACGATCGCTGCCGGCCAACCCATGGAAGCCATCGAAAACATTGAAGCGGAGCTGTCCATATCGCCGGCCCTGTTTGGCTGCAAACGCTGCTTCGGATTGCGCGTCAAGGGAGACTCCATGATCGATGCCCACATCATGGACGGCGACCTGGCGATCATCCGCCCGCAGAAGCGGGTCGAAAACGGGCAGATCGCTGCCGTTATGGTACAGAATCTCCTGGCTGAAGCCACGCTGAAAATCGTGCGTTTCGACCGGAGCAGTCTGACCCTGGAACCGGCCAATGCCGCCTATGCGCCATTGGTGTTCAAGGGGCCGCAGCGCAGCCAGGTGACCGTTTTGGGGAAGTATGTGGGGGTGATTAGGAAGGTAGGGGTTTAA
- a CDS encoding IS3 family transposase (programmed frameshift), with translation MGNKRKTHSPQFKAKVALAAIQNDETTAQLASRFGIHPTMVSSWKRQMLEGVADIFDKNHKSRKQAEDQTDELYRQIGQLKVENDFLSRKLKQMTSKQRKAIIDPTDQTLSICRQCEILKVSRSSYYYRPKPVKQEDLDLMRKIDELYLENPSSGSRTIRRQLKRQGIIVSRKKTQRLMRLMGIEAVYPKPKTSRPHSRHRVYPYLLRGLTIDRPNQVWATDITFIPMEHGYMYLVAIMDWYSRKILSWRLSNTLDTDFCINALEEALSRLEAPEIFNSDQGAQFTSNAFTQVLKDNQVAISMDGRGRCHDNIFVERLWWTLKHQFIYLHSFEDGKSLRLGLAKWIQYYNLVRGHSSLDDKTPDEVYFGLPRPFAEAA, from the exons ATGGGTAACAAACGCAAGACACACAGTCCACAGTTCAAAGCAAAGGTCGCTCTGGCGGCTATTCAAAACGATGAAACTACCGCACAGCTGGCCAGTCGGTTCGGAATCCACCCGACCATGGTATCTAGTTGGAAACGGCAGATGTTAGAAGGTGTCGCCGACATTTTCGACAAAAACCACAAATCCAGAAAGCAGGCAGAAGATCAAACAGACGAGCTTTACAGGCAGATCGGCCAACTGAAAGTGGAAAACGATTTTTTATCGCGAAAGCTCA AGCAGATGACGTCAAAACAACGCAAGGCAATAATTGACCCGACGGATCAGACGCTGAGCATTTGCCGGCAATGCGAGATATTGAAAGTTAGCCGATCATCCTACTATTACCGGCCCAAGCCTGTAAAACAAGAAGACCTGGACTTGATGCGGAAAATCGACGAATTATACCTTGAAAATCCATCCTCCGGAAGTCGAACGATCCGTCGTCAACTAAAGCGCCAGGGTATCATCGTCAGCCGGAAAAAAACACAACGCCTAATGCGGCTAATGGGAATTGAGGCGGTATATCCAAAACCCAAAACCAGTCGGCCTCATTCCCGGCACCGTGTCTATCCCTACTTGCTCCGGGGGCTGACCATCGACCGTCCGAACCAAGTGTGGGCAACCGATATAACCTTCATTCCCATGGAACATGGATACATGTATCTTGTGGCGATCATGGACTGGTACAGCCGCAAAATTCTATCCTGGCGGCTTTCCAATACGTTGGATACAGACTTCTGTATCAATGCCCTGGAAGAGGCGCTGAGCCGTCTTGAGGCGCCCGAAATCTTCAACTCGGACCAAGGCGCCCAGTTCACCAGCAATGCATTTACACAGGTACTCAAAGACAACCAGGTGGCCATCAGCATGGATGGCCGGGGCCGCTGCCATGACAACATCTTTGTGGAGCGGCTATGGTGGACCCTTAAGCACCAGTTCATTTATCTCCATTCATTCGAGGATGGCAAGTCCCTCCGGTTGGGGCTGGCCAAGTGGATTCAATACTATAATCTCGTCAGAGGCCATTCTTCTCTTGACGACAAGACCCCGGATGAGGTTTACTTCGGATTACCTCGTCCATTTGCTGAGGCGGCATGA
- a CDS encoding PEP-CTERM sorting domain-containing protein, with protein MLDQGKDTGTMAIESADAAETAIGWFPDRSPDGAATRNHVVNGIDFGSLSFDPLFPAGVFAEMRNFSEYGGSVLDLVLGIFHQPNVQTLEPCPVSVAEPGSLMLLGAGLCGLAGVTRRKFLKK; from the coding sequence TTGCTCGATCAGGGCAAGGATACGGGGACAATGGCGATCGAATCTGCCGATGCCGCCGAAACAGCGATCGGATGGTTTCCGGATCGATCGCCAGATGGGGCGGCCACCCGGAACCATGTGGTTAACGGCATTGATTTTGGCAGCCTGTCGTTTGATCCGTTGTTTCCCGCCGGGGTTTTTGCCGAGATGCGCAATTTTAGCGAGTACGGGGGATCTGTGCTCGACCTGGTGCTGGGCATATTTCATCAACCCAACGTGCAGACACTGGAACCCTGTCCGGTTTCTGTTGCCGAACCCGGCTCGCTTATGCTGCTGGGTGCCGGGCTTTGCGGTCTTGCTGGTGTCACCCGTAGAAAATTTTTGAAGAAGTAA